From a region of the Mytilus galloprovincialis chromosome 3, xbMytGall1.hap1.1, whole genome shotgun sequence genome:
- the LOC143067365 gene encoding uncharacterized protein LOC143067365 isoform X3, giving the protein MRHVCIFLYLCLVKTAACKSVKEDITDSPNNDNGSIIKKLTKRIGCLSVGSSAPGNDNVDFIDFGNGKKNPDNPDVPTCNYKNPLLQTTTPKVPSNWWQYNYPYDVIQLIRSQSQLQENNLIDSYTENHNDTTRGCFDPKIGSFEVPIRNCSVYFHKERRLDGLCNDFKNVGTGSRNYRFGRNVPLNVTVQDDCNLYNPNPRDISRKLMQRKEFIPATSINILIAGWVQFMIHDWFGSGPNDKSRHFEVPVKDDDPDFTTAIKINRTRPDNCTRLPGVTTKICKNFPRDFEFCKDAKDYETHQNINTHWWDASQLYGVDATTNNRIRSKMDGKLQLTADNRLPIDSYNGLPVTGLAIDWWVGLGMFHIIWTREHNYVCDMLKQRNPTWDDDKLYHTARLIIGGVIAKIHTLEWTPAILQNKLVSLGLRSNWYGVSLMEFAKGNSTLAKILTDIIPTLANGIPGSVGKPKNMRDVPYSITQDFIAVYRLHPLMPDTFNIRNHLTGAIGTYGFLNSSDDENICSDSTELGSGKDKLKVSAMEKCSCSYILHKSLF; this is encoded by the exons ATGAGACATGTGTGTATTTTCCTCTATCTCTGCTTAGTGAAGACTGCAGCATGCAAATCAg TAAAAGAAGACATTACTGATAGTCCAAATAATGACAACGGATCCATTATAAAGAAGCTTACTAAAAGAATTGGTTGTTTGTCTGTTGGATCTAGTGCGCCTGGAAATGACAATGTTGACTTCATAG ATTTTGGAAATGGAAAGAAGAATCCAG atAACCCAGATGTACCAACATGTAATT ACAAAAACCCGTTACTTCAAACTACAACACCAAAAG TTCCAAGCAACTGGTGGCAATACAATTATCCTTATGATGTTATCCAGCTAATACGATCACAAAGTCAGTTACAAGAAAACAATTTAATAGACAGTTATACTGAAAACCACAACGACACAACTAGAGGATGTTTTGACCCGAAAATCG GTTCTTTCGAAGTACCAATTAGAAACTGTTCAGTATATTTTCACAAAGAAAGGCGTCTTGATGGACTGTGTAATGATTTTAAGAATGTTGGGACAGGAAGTCGTAATTATCGTTTCG GAAGAAATGTGCCTCTCAATGTAACAGTACAAGATGATTGCAACTTATACAACCCCAATCCACGTGATATAAGCCGAAAATTGATGCAGAGAAAAGAATTTATTCCTGCCACCAGTATAAACATTCTTATTGCTGGATGGGTGCAGTTCATGATCCATGATTGGTTTGGTAGTGGACCAAATGATAAAAGCAG ACATTTTGAGGTACCAGTAAAAGATGATGATCCAGATTTCACCACTGCAATCAAAATTAACAGAACTCGACCAGATAACTGTACACGTTTACCAGGAGTTACTACTAAAATCTGCAAAAACTTTCCTCGagattttgaattttgcaaagaTGCAAAAGACTACGAGACGCATCAAAATATCAATACGCACTGGTGGGACGCTTCTCAGTTATATGGAGTTGATGCTACTACAAACAACCGTATTCGCAGTAAAATGGACGGAAAATTACAACTGACCGCTGATAATCGTCTTCCGATAGATTCATATAATGGATTGCCAGTTACAG GACTAGCAATAGACTGGTGGGTAGGACTTGgtatgtttcatattatttggACCCGGGAACACAATTATGTATGTGATATGCTTAAACAACGTAATCCAACATGGGACGACGATAAGCTGTACCACACAGCTAGACTTATAATCGGAGGAGTCATTGCAAAAATTCATACACTTGAATGGACCCCAGCTATCTTACAAAACAAACTCGTTTCCCTTGGTTTAAGAAGTAACTGGTATGGAGTATCATTAATGGAATTTGCTAAGGGTAATTCAACATTAGCGAAAATACTGACAGATATAATACCAACCTTAGCCAATGGCATACCAGGGTCTGTTG GGAAGCCTAAGAATATGAGAGACGTTCCATATTCGATTACACAAGACTTTATTGCTGTATACCGTCTTCATCCATTAATGCCAGACACATTCAATATTAGAAATCATCTGACAGGAGCTATTG GGACATATGGATTTCTCAACAGTTCTgatgatgaaaatatatgctcTGACAGTACAGAATTGGGGAGTGGCAAAGATAAGCTAAAAGTATCAGCCATGGAAAAATGCTCTTGTTCATATATCCTACATAAATCTCTGTTTTAG
- the LOC143066347 gene encoding uncharacterized protein LOC143066347 yields the protein MKREKFIPVTIVNILVAGWVQFMTHDWFDSGKNDRCRHLKVPIRDDDPDFCKTMDIPMTRRDSCRNSKDYDTYQNTVTHWWDASQLYGINKQINRRIRTRKDGKLKLTSKDRLPIDPSTGLPITGNSLNWWVGLGIFHVIWTREHNYVCDMLKERNPTWNDKMLYNTARLIIAAVIGKIHTLEWTTAILHNDVAKLGLKSNWYGITPIEIARGNASLAAWLIKRFPQLSSGIPGSIGNPKNIRGVPYSLTQDFIAAYRLHPLLPDEFEVRSHQTDELVNRYNMKDTVFEKAESVFEENSMEDLLYTFGNDYPGAMTLHNYPNFLRNLDLPTTSPHGKGKVDMATIDILRDRERGIPRYNAFRRLLHLTPITKFEDLTTNPTHAEELRHMYNNDVEKIDFLIGSLAESPLPEGFGFSDTFFRIFSIMARRRMEADRFFTDDYTSEYYTQSGLDYIDATYMKDILLRHYPSLASQLQPNVTNVFIPWKSQTSLDKNFPYPLY from the exons ATGAAGAGGGAGAAATTTATACCGGTTACAATTGTTAATATCCTTGTAGCCGGATGGGTACAGTTTATGACCCACGATTGGTTTGACAGTGGCAAAAACGATAGGTGCAG ACATTTAAAAGTTCCTATTCGAGATGACGATCCGGATTTCTGTAAAACAATGGACATACCTATGACCAGACGAGATAGCTGCAGAAATTCTAAAGATTACGATACCTACCAAAATACTGTAACACACTGGTGGGATGCATCACAGCTATAtggaataaacaaacaaataaatcgtcGTATCCGCACAAGAAAAGACGGCAAATTAAAACTAACTTCTAAAGACCGTCTACCGATTGATCCATCGACTGGATTGCCTATTACGG GAAATTCCTTAAACTGGTGGGTAGGACTAGGTATATTTCATGTAATTTGGACGCGAGAGCATAATTACGTATGCGATATGCTTAAAGAACGAAATCCAACTTGGAATGATAAAATGTTGTATAACACGGCAAGACTCATTATTGCTGCAGTAATTGGTAAAATTCATACACTAGAATGGACAACTGCTATCCTGCACAATGATGTTGCTAAGTTAGGATTAAAGTCTAACTGGTACGGAATAACTCCTATTGAGATCGCAAGGGGAAATGCATCCTTAGCAGCATGGTTAATCAAACGATTTCCACAGTTGTCTAGTGGCATACCAGGGTCTATAG GAAACCCGAAAAACATCAGAGGAGTACCATATTCGCTTACACAAGATTTCATTGCTGCATACCGATTGCATCCACTTTTGCCAGATGAATTTGAAGTTAGAAGTCACCAAACAGATGAATTAG TTAACCGATACAACATGAAAGATACAGTATTTGAGAAGGCGGAGTCAGTTTTTGAGGAAAACTCAATGGAGGACTTACTTTATACGTTTGGCAATGATTATCCTGGTGCAATGACTCTCCACAACTATCCAAATTTCTTGAGAAATCTTGATCTACCCACTACAAGTCCTCATGGAAAAGGAAAAGTAGACATGGCTACAATCGATATATTACGTGACAGGGAAAGAGGAATACCGAG atACAATGCATTCAGGCGGTTGTTACATTTGACGCCGATCACCAAGTTTGAAGATCTCACCACAAATCCCACTCATGCCGAAGAACTTCGTCATATGTATAATAATGACGTAGAAAAGATTGATTTTTTAATTGGATCACTTGCCGAATCACCGCTTCCTGAAGGTTTTGGGTTTAGCGACACTTTCTTTAGAATTTTTTCTATTATGGCTCGAAGAAGAATGGAAGCGGACAGATTTTTTACAGATGACTATACTTCTGAATATTATACTCAATCGGGCCTTGACTACATAGATGCTACATACATGAAAGATATATTACTCCGCCACTATCCTTCGCTTGCTTCACAATTGCAACCAAATGTTACGAACGTATTTATTCCTTGGAAAAGTCAAACATCTCTTGACAAAAATTTTCCTTATCCTTTATATTAA
- the LOC143067365 gene encoding uncharacterized protein LOC143067365 isoform X1, with product MRHVCIFLYLCLVKTAACKSVKEDITDSPNNDNGSIIKKLTKRIGCLSVGSSAPGNDNVDFIDFGNGKKNPDNPDVPTCNYKNPLLQTTTPKVPSNWWQYNYPYDVIQLIRSQSQLQENNLIDSYTENHNDTTRGCFDPKIGSFEVPIRNCSVYFHKERRLDGLCNDFKNVGTGSRNYRFGRNVPLNVTVQDDCNLYNPNPRDISRKLMQRKEFIPATSINILIAGWVQFMIHDWFGSGPNDKSRHFEVPVKDDDPDFTTAIKINRTRPDNCTRLPGVTTKICKNFPRDFEFCKDAKDYETHQNINTHWWDASQLYGVDATTNNRIRSKMDGKLQLTADNRLPIDSYNGLPVTGLAIDWWVGLGMFHIIWTREHNYVCDMLKQRNPTWDDDKLYHTARLIIGGVIAKIHTLEWTPAILQNKLVSLGLRSNWYGVSLMEFAKGNSTLAKILTDIIPTLANGIPGSVGKPKNMRDVPYSITQDFIAVYRLHPLMPDTFNIRNHLTGAIENSYQMQNVVFEKTEKVFQENSLENLFYSFGNDHPGAMTLHNYPNFLRNLTLPPTHPHGAGRIDLATIDILRDRERGVPRYNEFRRQLHLTPITSFEDLTTNTAHVKELRQVYNDDVEKIDLLIGSLAESPLPEGFGFSDTFFRIFLVMARRRLEADRFFTDYYTPEFYTQWGLDYIDRTYLKDILLRHYPTLSSQLQPNVTNVFIPWKSQTTLDKKFPYPDW from the exons ATGAGACATGTGTGTATTTTCCTCTATCTCTGCTTAGTGAAGACTGCAGCATGCAAATCAg TAAAAGAAGACATTACTGATAGTCCAAATAATGACAACGGATCCATTATAAAGAAGCTTACTAAAAGAATTGGTTGTTTGTCTGTTGGATCTAGTGCGCCTGGAAATGACAATGTTGACTTCATAG ATTTTGGAAATGGAAAGAAGAATCCAG atAACCCAGATGTACCAACATGTAATT ACAAAAACCCGTTACTTCAAACTACAACACCAAAAG TTCCAAGCAACTGGTGGCAATACAATTATCCTTATGATGTTATCCAGCTAATACGATCACAAAGTCAGTTACAAGAAAACAATTTAATAGACAGTTATACTGAAAACCACAACGACACAACTAGAGGATGTTTTGACCCGAAAATCG GTTCTTTCGAAGTACCAATTAGAAACTGTTCAGTATATTTTCACAAAGAAAGGCGTCTTGATGGACTGTGTAATGATTTTAAGAATGTTGGGACAGGAAGTCGTAATTATCGTTTCG GAAGAAATGTGCCTCTCAATGTAACAGTACAAGATGATTGCAACTTATACAACCCCAATCCACGTGATATAAGCCGAAAATTGATGCAGAGAAAAGAATTTATTCCTGCCACCAGTATAAACATTCTTATTGCTGGATGGGTGCAGTTCATGATCCATGATTGGTTTGGTAGTGGACCAAATGATAAAAGCAG ACATTTTGAGGTACCAGTAAAAGATGATGATCCAGATTTCACCACTGCAATCAAAATTAACAGAACTCGACCAGATAACTGTACACGTTTACCAGGAGTTACTACTAAAATCTGCAAAAACTTTCCTCGagattttgaattttgcaaagaTGCAAAAGACTACGAGACGCATCAAAATATCAATACGCACTGGTGGGACGCTTCTCAGTTATATGGAGTTGATGCTACTACAAACAACCGTATTCGCAGTAAAATGGACGGAAAATTACAACTGACCGCTGATAATCGTCTTCCGATAGATTCATATAATGGATTGCCAGTTACAG GACTAGCAATAGACTGGTGGGTAGGACTTGgtatgtttcatattatttggACCCGGGAACACAATTATGTATGTGATATGCTTAAACAACGTAATCCAACATGGGACGACGATAAGCTGTACCACACAGCTAGACTTATAATCGGAGGAGTCATTGCAAAAATTCATACACTTGAATGGACCCCAGCTATCTTACAAAACAAACTCGTTTCCCTTGGTTTAAGAAGTAACTGGTATGGAGTATCATTAATGGAATTTGCTAAGGGTAATTCAACATTAGCGAAAATACTGACAGATATAATACCAACCTTAGCCAATGGCATACCAGGGTCTGTTG GGAAGCCTAAGAATATGAGAGACGTTCCATATTCGATTACACAAGACTTTATTGCTGTATACCGTCTTCATCCATTAATGCCAGACACATTCAATATTAGAAATCATCTGACAGGAGCTATTG aaaactCATATCAAATGCAGaatgttgtgtttgaaaaaactgAGAAAGTATTCCAAGAGAACTCCTTGGAAAATCTATTTTATTCATTCGGCAATGATCATCCAGGAGCAATGACCCTCCATAATTATCCAAACTTCTTAAGAAATTTAACGCTTCCGCCGACGCATCCACACGGAGCTGGGCGTATAGATTTAGCTACAATTGATATCTTACGTGACAGAGAAAGAGGTGTACCAAG GTACAATGAATTTAGGAGACAGTTACATTTAACACCAATTACTTCATTCGAAGACCTGACCACAAATACTGCACATGTTAAAGAACTGCGTCAGGTTTACAACGATGATGTGGAAAAAATTGACCTTCTGATTGGATCGCTTGCAGAGTCGCCCCTTCCTGAAGGTTTTGGTTTCAGCGATACTTTCTTTAGAATATTTCTTGTCATGGCTAGAAGGAGACTTGAAGCTGACAGATTCTTTACGGATTATTACACCCCTGAATTTTACACCCAATGGGGTCTGGATTATATTGATAGAACCTATCTAAAGGACATATTACTGAGGCATTATCCTACCCTCAGTTCTCAGCTACAACCAAATGTCACAAACGTCTTCATTCCATGGAAAAGTCAAACAACATTAGACAAAAAATTTCCCTATCCTGACTGGTAG
- the LOC143067365 gene encoding uncharacterized protein LOC143067365 isoform X2, with translation MRHVCIFLYLCLVKTAACKSVKEDITDSPNNDNGSIIKKLTKRIGCLSVGSSAPGNDNVDFIDFGNGKKNPDNPDVPTCNFPSNWWQYNYPYDVIQLIRSQSQLQENNLIDSYTENHNDTTRGCFDPKIGSFEVPIRNCSVYFHKERRLDGLCNDFKNVGTGSRNYRFGRNVPLNVTVQDDCNLYNPNPRDISRKLMQRKEFIPATSINILIAGWVQFMIHDWFGSGPNDKSRHFEVPVKDDDPDFTTAIKINRTRPDNCTRLPGVTTKICKNFPRDFEFCKDAKDYETHQNINTHWWDASQLYGVDATTNNRIRSKMDGKLQLTADNRLPIDSYNGLPVTGLAIDWWVGLGMFHIIWTREHNYVCDMLKQRNPTWDDDKLYHTARLIIGGVIAKIHTLEWTPAILQNKLVSLGLRSNWYGVSLMEFAKGNSTLAKILTDIIPTLANGIPGSVGKPKNMRDVPYSITQDFIAVYRLHPLMPDTFNIRNHLTGAIENSYQMQNVVFEKTEKVFQENSLENLFYSFGNDHPGAMTLHNYPNFLRNLTLPPTHPHGAGRIDLATIDILRDRERGVPRYNEFRRQLHLTPITSFEDLTTNTAHVKELRQVYNDDVEKIDLLIGSLAESPLPEGFGFSDTFFRIFLVMARRRLEADRFFTDYYTPEFYTQWGLDYIDRTYLKDILLRHYPTLSSQLQPNVTNVFIPWKSQTTLDKKFPYPDW, from the exons ATGAGACATGTGTGTATTTTCCTCTATCTCTGCTTAGTGAAGACTGCAGCATGCAAATCAg TAAAAGAAGACATTACTGATAGTCCAAATAATGACAACGGATCCATTATAAAGAAGCTTACTAAAAGAATTGGTTGTTTGTCTGTTGGATCTAGTGCGCCTGGAAATGACAATGTTGACTTCATAG ATTTTGGAAATGGAAAGAAGAATCCAG atAACCCAGATGTACCAACATGTAATT TTCCAAGCAACTGGTGGCAATACAATTATCCTTATGATGTTATCCAGCTAATACGATCACAAAGTCAGTTACAAGAAAACAATTTAATAGACAGTTATACTGAAAACCACAACGACACAACTAGAGGATGTTTTGACCCGAAAATCG GTTCTTTCGAAGTACCAATTAGAAACTGTTCAGTATATTTTCACAAAGAAAGGCGTCTTGATGGACTGTGTAATGATTTTAAGAATGTTGGGACAGGAAGTCGTAATTATCGTTTCG GAAGAAATGTGCCTCTCAATGTAACAGTACAAGATGATTGCAACTTATACAACCCCAATCCACGTGATATAAGCCGAAAATTGATGCAGAGAAAAGAATTTATTCCTGCCACCAGTATAAACATTCTTATTGCTGGATGGGTGCAGTTCATGATCCATGATTGGTTTGGTAGTGGACCAAATGATAAAAGCAG ACATTTTGAGGTACCAGTAAAAGATGATGATCCAGATTTCACCACTGCAATCAAAATTAACAGAACTCGACCAGATAACTGTACACGTTTACCAGGAGTTACTACTAAAATCTGCAAAAACTTTCCTCGagattttgaattttgcaaagaTGCAAAAGACTACGAGACGCATCAAAATATCAATACGCACTGGTGGGACGCTTCTCAGTTATATGGAGTTGATGCTACTACAAACAACCGTATTCGCAGTAAAATGGACGGAAAATTACAACTGACCGCTGATAATCGTCTTCCGATAGATTCATATAATGGATTGCCAGTTACAG GACTAGCAATAGACTGGTGGGTAGGACTTGgtatgtttcatattatttggACCCGGGAACACAATTATGTATGTGATATGCTTAAACAACGTAATCCAACATGGGACGACGATAAGCTGTACCACACAGCTAGACTTATAATCGGAGGAGTCATTGCAAAAATTCATACACTTGAATGGACCCCAGCTATCTTACAAAACAAACTCGTTTCCCTTGGTTTAAGAAGTAACTGGTATGGAGTATCATTAATGGAATTTGCTAAGGGTAATTCAACATTAGCGAAAATACTGACAGATATAATACCAACCTTAGCCAATGGCATACCAGGGTCTGTTG GGAAGCCTAAGAATATGAGAGACGTTCCATATTCGATTACACAAGACTTTATTGCTGTATACCGTCTTCATCCATTAATGCCAGACACATTCAATATTAGAAATCATCTGACAGGAGCTATTG aaaactCATATCAAATGCAGaatgttgtgtttgaaaaaactgAGAAAGTATTCCAAGAGAACTCCTTGGAAAATCTATTTTATTCATTCGGCAATGATCATCCAGGAGCAATGACCCTCCATAATTATCCAAACTTCTTAAGAAATTTAACGCTTCCGCCGACGCATCCACACGGAGCTGGGCGTATAGATTTAGCTACAATTGATATCTTACGTGACAGAGAAAGAGGTGTACCAAG GTACAATGAATTTAGGAGACAGTTACATTTAACACCAATTACTTCATTCGAAGACCTGACCACAAATACTGCACATGTTAAAGAACTGCGTCAGGTTTACAACGATGATGTGGAAAAAATTGACCTTCTGATTGGATCGCTTGCAGAGTCGCCCCTTCCTGAAGGTTTTGGTTTCAGCGATACTTTCTTTAGAATATTTCTTGTCATGGCTAGAAGGAGACTTGAAGCTGACAGATTCTTTACGGATTATTACACCCCTGAATTTTACACCCAATGGGGTCTGGATTATATTGATAGAACCTATCTAAAGGACATATTACTGAGGCATTATCCTACCCTCAGTTCTCAGCTACAACCAAATGTCACAAACGTCTTCATTCCATGGAAAAGTCAAACAACATTAGACAAAAAATTTCCCTATCCTGACTGGTAG